From a single Herbiconiux sp. SALV-R1 genomic region:
- a CDS encoding diacylglycerol kinase family protein has protein sequence MGSPPKRIIVAINPNASFGATRHVGPAVVAALRAGGHDAVPLSAPDFDGLVRIARAAVSDTARPADALVVVGGDGMVNLGVNLVAGTSVPLGIIPAGTGNDFAGAVGVPTGDIDAAITHLLAALDSGPRTVDAARVSGEALDEPRWFAGVLSAGFDARVNERANGLRFPKGASRYVLALVAELITLKSRRYTLVIDGETVEVDSCLLSVANNTTIGGGMRIAPDARLDDGLLDVFIVKPVSRLRFIRLFPKVFSGTHVGLPVVEFRRGRTVSVAASDIVGYADGERFGELPLTVELVPGALRVLA, from the coding sequence ATGGGCTCCCCTCCGAAGCGGATCATCGTGGCGATCAACCCGAACGCGTCTTTCGGCGCCACCCGTCACGTCGGGCCTGCGGTGGTCGCCGCCCTTCGGGCGGGCGGTCACGACGCGGTTCCGCTCAGCGCCCCCGACTTCGACGGCCTGGTGCGCATCGCGCGCGCGGCGGTCTCCGACACGGCTCGGCCCGCCGACGCCTTGGTGGTCGTGGGCGGCGACGGCATGGTCAACCTCGGCGTGAACCTCGTGGCCGGCACCTCGGTGCCGCTCGGCATCATCCCCGCCGGAACGGGCAACGACTTCGCGGGAGCGGTGGGTGTGCCGACGGGCGACATCGACGCCGCGATCACCCACCTGCTCGCGGCCCTCGATTCGGGACCCCGCACGGTCGATGCGGCGCGGGTGTCGGGCGAGGCGCTCGACGAGCCGCGCTGGTTCGCCGGGGTGCTCTCGGCGGGCTTCGACGCCCGCGTGAACGAGCGCGCCAACGGGCTGCGCTTCCCGAAGGGCGCCTCGCGCTACGTGCTGGCGCTGGTGGCCGAGCTCATCACCCTGAAGTCGCGCCGCTACACGCTCGTCATCGACGGCGAGACCGTCGAGGTCGACTCGTGCCTGCTGTCGGTGGCGAACAACACCACCATCGGCGGCGGCATGCGCATCGCCCCCGACGCCCGGCTCGACGACGGCCTGCTCGACGTGTTCATCGTGAAACCGGTGTCGAGGCTGCGCTTCATCAGACTCTTCCCGAAGGTGTTCTCGGGAACCCACGTGGGTCTGCCGGTGGTGGAGTTCCGCCGGGGGCGCACGGTCTCGGTCGCTGCCTCCGACATCGTCGGCTACGCCGACGGTGAGCGGTTCGGCGAGCTCCCGCTCACCGTCGAGCTCGTGCCGGGCGCGCTGCGCGTGCTCGCCTGA
- the aroA gene encoding 3-phosphoshikimate 1-carboxyvinyltransferase, protein MSGSQGAIAGELTVPVSKYHLHRALVLASLAPGRSVIRGLSETRQVVWTIGVLRALGTRIEVVGDSYVVDGGPYSTREPVVDHGSSSAEGLLNVGSSGTTLYFMTGLASLADRPITLTGMKYFRRRPIKALLDALGTLGVRYESTDDCPPIVVQPGGPEGGHVAIPGTLSQWLSGLLLLAPFARRETTIEVLGELNEQPYVDLTVRMMRHFGLEVEVSDDWRHYTVKPGQTARPAEYSVPPDIGSAAFGLAATALHPSDVLFRGLHARASGETDHPEAEFLDIVRAMGLPLLRDDATGCVRVRHDGLTLAPIDLDFQPIPDLLPVVSALACFADGTSRFHNVAHVRLKESDRVNAMLQLVKLGGKLDDRGSELVVTGVDSLVGAPMSSFNDHRVLMSLAVAATRASGQSRLTYPRAYRISYPAFLDAMTAVGLDMSVPSRGAASDGARGGRSRQVLAS, encoded by the coding sequence GTGAGCGGATCGCAGGGTGCGATCGCGGGGGAACTCACCGTCCCGGTGTCGAAGTACCACCTGCACCGCGCGCTCGTGCTGGCGTCGCTGGCGCCGGGGCGCAGCGTCATCCGCGGCCTCTCCGAGACCCGTCAGGTGGTGTGGACGATCGGGGTGCTCCGTGCGCTCGGCACGCGCATCGAGGTCGTGGGCGACAGCTACGTGGTCGACGGCGGGCCCTACTCCACGCGCGAACCGGTGGTCGACCACGGGTCGAGCTCGGCGGAGGGGCTGCTCAACGTGGGCTCCTCAGGCACCACGCTCTACTTCATGACCGGGCTCGCCTCGCTCGCCGACCGGCCGATCACGCTCACGGGCATGAAGTACTTCAGGCGCCGCCCCATCAAGGCGCTGCTCGACGCGCTCGGCACGCTCGGGGTGCGCTACGAGTCGACCGACGACTGCCCGCCCATCGTGGTGCAGCCGGGCGGCCCCGAGGGCGGGCACGTCGCCATTCCCGGCACGCTCTCGCAGTGGCTCTCGGGGCTGCTGCTGCTCGCCCCGTTCGCGCGCCGCGAGACCACGATCGAGGTGCTGGGCGAGCTCAACGAGCAGCCCTACGTCGACCTGACCGTGCGCATGATGCGCCATTTCGGGCTCGAGGTCGAGGTCTCCGACGACTGGCGGCACTACACGGTGAAGCCCGGCCAGACCGCGCGGCCGGCCGAGTACTCGGTGCCGCCCGACATCGGCTCGGCGGCGTTCGGGCTCGCGGCGACGGCGCTGCACCCCTCCGACGTGCTGTTCCGGGGCCTGCACGCGAGGGCGTCGGGCGAGACCGACCACCCCGAGGCGGAGTTCCTCGACATCGTGCGAGCGATGGGTCTGCCCCTGCTGCGCGACGACGCGACCGGATGCGTGCGGGTGCGGCACGACGGGCTCACGCTCGCGCCGATCGACCTCGACTTCCAGCCCATCCCCGACCTGCTGCCCGTGGTCTCGGCGCTGGCGTGTTTCGCCGACGGCACCTCGCGGTTTCACAACGTCGCCCACGTGCGACTGAAGGAGAGCGACCGGGTGAACGCGATGCTGCAGCTCGTGAAGCTCGGCGGCAAGCTCGACGACCGCGGCTCGGAGCTCGTCGTCACCGGCGTCGACTCGCTCGTCGGTGCGCCGATGTCGTCGTTCAACGACCACCGGGTGCTCATGTCGCTGGCGGTGGCGGCCACCAGGGCCTCGGGGCAGTCGCGCCTCACCTACCCCCGGGCGTACCGCATCTCGTACCCGGCCTTCCTCGACGCGATGACGGCCGTGGGCCTCGACATGAGCGTACCGTCGCGCGGAGCAGCCAGCGACGGCGCTCGGGGTGGGCGGTCGCGTCAGGTGCTGGCGTCGTGA
- a CDS encoding sigma-70 family RNA polymerase sigma factor, which yields MSDDQAALLRAIHDVHGPALLRYALRLTHDPELAQDLVQEALLRAWKKPSVLEQDDEAVRSWLYTVTRNLVIDDRRSARHNREFSTDELPERPVHDETDAVLDRWLLSDALLALSPEHRSTIVNSYYLGHTAVEIAAQENVPVGTVRSRAHYALRALRLALQERGVTR from the coding sequence GTGTCCGACGACCAGGCGGCGCTGCTGCGCGCCATCCACGACGTGCACGGGCCGGCGCTCCTCCGCTACGCGCTGCGGCTCACCCACGACCCGGAGCTCGCCCAAGACCTCGTGCAGGAGGCGCTGCTGCGCGCCTGGAAGAAACCCTCGGTGCTCGAGCAGGACGACGAGGCGGTGCGCTCCTGGCTCTACACCGTCACCCGCAACCTCGTCATCGACGACCGCAGGAGCGCCCGCCACAACCGCGAGTTCAGCACCGACGAGCTGCCCGAGCGCCCCGTGCACGACGAGACCGACGCGGTGCTCGACCGCTGGCTGCTCTCGGATGCGCTGCTCGCGCTCTCGCCCGAGCACCGCTCGACCATCGTGAACTCGTACTACCTCGGTCACACCGCGGTCGAGATCGCCGCGCAGGAGAACGTGCCCGTCGGCACGGTGCGCTCCCGCGCCCACTACGCCCTGCGCGCCCTGCGGCTGGCGTTGCAGGAGAGAGGGGTGACCAGGTGA
- a CDS encoding MBL fold metallo-hydrolase, with the protein MRLTKFEHAALLLEQSGKKLFVDPGSFTTPITDAANTVAVVITHEHPDHWTPDQLRRILEASPDAVVFGPEGVVRAASDFAVTRVDPGDSVEVGPYSLRFFGGRHAVIHSSIPVIDNVGVLVNDTLYYPGDSWAVPEEVEVDTLAVPAGAPWMKIAEAMDYVLEVKPKRAFGTHEMVLSVAGKSMAADRLGWAAAQGGGEFFNLQPGDSLDL; encoded by the coding sequence ATGAGACTCACGAAATTCGAGCACGCAGCCCTCCTTCTCGAGCAGTCGGGCAAGAAGCTCTTCGTCGATCCCGGCTCGTTCACCACCCCGATCACGGATGCTGCGAACACCGTCGCCGTCGTCATCACCCACGAGCACCCCGACCACTGGACCCCCGACCAGCTGCGCCGCATTCTCGAGGCCTCCCCCGACGCCGTGGTGTTCGGGCCTGAGGGCGTGGTGCGGGCCGCCTCCGACTTCGCCGTCACGCGCGTCGACCCGGGCGACTCGGTCGAGGTCGGGCCCTACTCGCTGCGCTTCTTCGGCGGGCGGCACGCCGTCATCCACTCCTCCATCCCGGTCATCGACAACGTGGGGGTGCTGGTGAACGACACGCTGTACTACCCGGGCGACTCCTGGGCGGTGCCCGAGGAGGTCGAGGTCGACACCCTCGCCGTTCCCGCGGGCGCACCGTGGATGAAGATCGCCGAGGCGATGGACTACGTGCTCGAGGTGAAGCCGAAGCGCGCCTTCGGCACCCACGAGATGGTGCTCTCGGTGGCCGGCAAGTCGATGGCGGCCGACCGCCTGGGCTGGGCCGCCGCACAGGGGGGCGGCGAGTTCTTCAACCTGCAGCCGGGCGACTCGCTCGACCTGTAG
- a CDS encoding anti-sigma factor, which translates to MNAPDPFRDWDAAYVLGMLSPDERRTYEDHLTECPPCSAAVAELAGMPGILSRLSADEAAALLADDTEAARARADAGLAQSGASHDGLAGADHQPSTVRALARSVGRSRSRARRRVVALVAATGVVLALAGVGGGWAIASLGQGGSQPPVAATAPATAPGSSAGTDSANALRAMAQVEPGWIDAELLVTEKGWGTRFDWDCSYQEKWVEATEGSREEGVTYDLVVTDRGGAETTVASWTAYGEDAGNLSASTSIPTADIRSVDIRVAGTDRPIVRTVL; encoded by the coding sequence GTGAACGCCCCCGACCCGTTCCGCGACTGGGACGCCGCCTACGTGCTCGGCATGCTCTCCCCCGACGAGCGCCGCACCTACGAAGACCACCTCACCGAGTGCCCGCCCTGCTCGGCCGCCGTGGCCGAGCTCGCCGGCATGCCCGGCATCCTCTCCCGACTGTCGGCCGACGAGGCCGCGGCGCTGCTCGCCGACGACACGGAGGCGGCGCGCGCGCGGGCCGACGCCGGCCTCGCCCAGAGCGGCGCGTCGCACGACGGACTCGCGGGAGCCGACCACCAGCCGTCGACCGTGCGAGCGCTGGCCCGCTCGGTGGGCCGCAGCCGCAGCCGCGCCCGGCGCCGGGTCGTCGCGCTCGTCGCCGCCACCGGCGTGGTGCTCGCCCTCGCGGGCGTCGGGGGCGGATGGGCCATCGCGAGCCTCGGCCAGGGCGGTTCGCAGCCGCCCGTCGCCGCCACGGCGCCGGCCACCGCACCCGGCAGCTCGGCGGGAACGGATTCCGCGAACGCGCTCCGCGCCATGGCCCAGGTGGAACCCGGCTGGATCGACGCCGAACTGCTCGTCACCGAGAAGGGCTGGGGCACCCGGTTCGACTGGGACTGCAGCTACCAGGAGAAGTGGGTGGAGGCCACCGAGGGCTCGCGCGAGGAGGGTGTGACCTACGACCTGGTGGTCACCGATCGCGGCGGCGCCGAGACGACTGTCGCGAGCTGGACGGCGTACGGCGAGGATGCGGGCAACCTCTCGGCCTCGACGAGCATCCCCACCGCCGACATCCGCTCGGTCGACATCAGGGTGGCGGGCACCGACCGGCCCATCGTGCGCACCGTGCTCTGA
- a CDS encoding NAD(P)/FAD-dependent oxidoreductase has protein sequence MGTDAVDVAVVGSGPNGLAAAVTMARAGLSVRVFEAAATPGGGARTAELTLPGHLHDVCSAVHPMALASPFFTAFGLRERIELGIPEISYAHVLSGGRAALAHHDLGRTAEGLGVDGPAWRRLFAPLVGSLDAVVESALSPIVSVPRHPVAMARLGLAVLASTRSLAAGFRTERAAALLAGASAHAIQPVSSFGGRSAGVLLTALAHGSGGWPVPIGGSRAIVGALVADLEAHGGEVVTDARIRSLEELPEARAVLLDVTPRALLGMAGETLPARYRRALERFRYGDAASKVDFVLDGPVPWANPEVGRSGTVHLGGSAVEIDRAERLVAAGRHPERPYVLVAQPGVVDRGRAPAGHEVLWAYTHVPQGSQRDMTEVVTARIEEYAPGFRDRVVASAAITATGYEAYDANYLGGDISSGAASFGQLLARPVLSPTPWRTPLAGVYLCSSSTSPGPGVHGMAGFGAARAALRDVFGVGEVPRLSP, from the coding sequence ATGGGCACGGATGCGGTCGACGTCGCGGTGGTGGGCAGCGGGCCGAACGGGCTCGCCGCCGCGGTGACGATGGCGCGCGCCGGGCTGTCGGTGCGGGTGTTCGAGGCGGCGGCCACCCCGGGCGGCGGGGCGCGCACCGCCGAGCTCACCCTCCCCGGTCACCTGCACGACGTCTGCTCGGCCGTGCACCCGATGGCGCTCGCCTCGCCCTTCTTCACCGCGTTCGGGCTGCGGGAGCGCATCGAGCTCGGCATCCCCGAGATCTCCTACGCCCACGTGCTGAGCGGCGGCCGCGCGGCCCTCGCCCACCACGACCTCGGGCGCACGGCCGAGGGCCTGGGCGTCGACGGGCCCGCCTGGCGGCGCCTCTTCGCGCCGCTCGTCGGCTCCCTCGACGCCGTCGTCGAGAGCGCGCTCTCGCCCATCGTGTCGGTGCCTCGGCATCCGGTCGCGATGGCGCGGCTCGGGCTCGCCGTGCTCGCTTCAACCCGGTCGCTCGCTGCGGGCTTCCGCACCGAGAGGGCCGCTGCGCTCCTCGCCGGGGCGAGCGCGCACGCCATCCAGCCGGTGAGCTCGTTCGGCGGGCGCAGCGCCGGCGTGCTGCTCACCGCGCTGGCGCACGGCAGCGGCGGCTGGCCGGTGCCGATCGGCGGGTCGCGGGCGATCGTGGGGGCCCTGGTGGCCGACCTCGAGGCGCACGGGGGTGAGGTCGTGACGGATGCGCGCATCCGTTCGCTGGAGGAGCTGCCCGAAGCGCGGGCGGTGCTGCTCGACGTCACGCCGCGAGCGCTCCTCGGTATGGCGGGGGAGACGCTGCCGGCACGGTACCGTCGGGCGCTCGAACGGTTCCGCTACGGTGACGCCGCGTCGAAGGTCGACTTCGTGCTCGACGGGCCCGTGCCGTGGGCGAACCCCGAGGTCGGGCGCTCGGGCACGGTGCACCTCGGGGGCAGTGCGGTGGAGATCGACCGGGCCGAACGGCTGGTGGCCGCGGGGCGGCACCCCGAGCGTCCGTACGTGCTGGTCGCGCAACCCGGGGTGGTCGACCGGGGGCGTGCGCCGGCGGGCCACGAGGTGCTGTGGGCGTACACGCACGTGCCGCAGGGGTCGCAGCGCGACATGACCGAAGTCGTCACCGCGCGCATCGAGGAGTACGCGCCGGGTTTCCGCGACCGGGTGGTGGCGTCGGCGGCGATCACCGCCACGGGGTACGAGGCGTACGACGCGAATTACCTAGGCGGCGACATCTCCTCGGGCGCGGCCAGCTTCGGGCAGCTGCTGGCACGGCCGGTGCTGTCGCCGACGCCGTGGCGCACGCCGCTCGCCGGGGTGTACCTCTGCTCGTCGAGCACGAGCCCCGGCCCCGGCGTGCACGGGATGGCGGGGTTCGGGGCGGCGCGGGCGGCTCTGCGCGACGTGTTCGGGGTGGGCGAGGTGCCGCGGCTCTCGCCGTGA
- a CDS encoding FBP domain-containing protein, translating to MQPLTEAEIRGSFTNISEHELERMVLPGLHEIVWEDREFLGWRDPHAIHRGYIVFWRDGEPVGILLKAAGSRSRPGIAAMCTFCRTPLPGGQVTLFSAPRAGQAGFDGSTVGTYICSDLGCSNLIRIVPPKSELQPDPDAVIALRAHGLSTRLNSFTENVLRAS from the coding sequence ATGCAGCCACTCACCGAGGCGGAGATCCGCGGGTCGTTCACCAACATCAGCGAGCACGAGCTCGAGCGCATGGTGCTCCCCGGGCTCCACGAGATCGTGTGGGAAGACCGCGAGTTCCTCGGCTGGCGCGACCCGCACGCCATCCACCGCGGCTACATCGTGTTCTGGCGCGACGGCGAACCCGTCGGCATCCTGCTGAAGGCCGCGGGCTCGCGTTCGCGGCCCGGCATCGCGGCGATGTGCACCTTCTGCCGCACTCCCCTGCCGGGCGGCCAGGTGACGCTGTTCAGTGCGCCCCGCGCGGGTCAGGCGGGCTTCGACGGCTCGACGGTCGGCACCTACATCTGCAGCGACCTGGGCTGCTCGAACCTCATCAGGATCGTGCCGCCGAAGTCGGAGCTGCAGCCCGACCCCGACGCCGTCATCGCGCTGCGCGCCCACGGCCTGTCGACCCGGCTGAACTCCTTCACCGAGAACGTGTTGCGCGCGAGCTGA
- a CDS encoding DUF998 domain-containing protein, translating to MTSTQWGGLVALVAIAVTALSLIALHLLPTGLSPLRDPVSRYGITRFRAGYASAALSAGVAGIGSLVAVAALPGSLPTVVLLAVFAAARILIPFFPMDAPDAATTTTGRVHNLLAVLAFGGVIAAMFVAAGMLHDAGFATAGLVATIGGVVGVVGTVLMLVSRRSPSLAWGFGFGERLIYLAFIVWIAVLGLSALAS from the coding sequence ATGACGTCGACGCAGTGGGGTGGGCTCGTCGCGCTGGTCGCGATCGCCGTGACGGCCCTCAGCCTGATCGCCCTCCACCTCCTCCCCACCGGGCTCTCGCCGCTGCGCGACCCGGTGAGCCGCTACGGCATCACCCGGTTCCGGGCCGGGTACGCGAGCGCCGCGCTGAGCGCAGGCGTCGCCGGTATCGGCTCGCTCGTGGCCGTGGCCGCTCTGCCCGGCTCGCTGCCCACCGTCGTGCTGCTCGCGGTGTTCGCTGCCGCGCGCATCCTCATCCCGTTCTTCCCGATGGACGCTCCGGATGCTGCCACGACGACGACCGGGCGGGTGCACAACCTGCTCGCGGTGCTGGCCTTCGGCGGCGTCATCGCCGCCATGTTCGTGGCCGCCGGCATGCTGCACGACGCGGGGTTCGCAACGGCCGGACTCGTCGCGACGATCGGCGGAGTGGTCGGGGTGGTGGGCACCGTGCTCATGCTCGTGTCGCGACGGAGCCCTAGCCTCGCCTGGGGTTTCGGCTTCGGCGAGCGGCTCATCTATCTCGCGTTCATCGTCTGGATCGCGGTGCTCGGGCTGTCGGCGCTCGCGAGCTGA
- a CDS encoding class I adenylate-forming enzyme family protein, with translation MSIPNTDYDTSAFREVFEQHFTWASAVERNVHRYANRTAITDSVTGESWSYRQLGEVTGALVAGLAERGVGVGDVVGYQLINRPEFAFLYVAAQGLRAVSSPMNFRLAPAETAHILDQSRPTIFVYETALAEQVRTALELAGHAPKVLVAVGDPGADGLLPGAVPFAELLVEGAPSFRAPEGATVWDETSRLYTSGTTGMPKAVPLTSLNETLSAHDAIMHFPLGPTDKTLNMSPWFHRGGNYCAGPNTAFYVGSEVVTLPQFEPGLVLDLIERHRLSYVIGAPTNLERLADAQEASPRDLSSLSGIVTMGAPLDRAAALRYQSTLTPRIANGYGTTEAFWNTYLRPEDLPDAAGAAGRACLDDDVAVVKVYDDRFAAPDDLVAKDGTEVGEVIMRSVKSGYGYVDNPEEQAKKFRDGWMYPGDLATWNDDEIVTIIGRKDDMIISGGENVHPVQVEEALAGHPDVADSIVTGLADPEWGEVVVAYVKPREGRLGDADAAAAELDRYCRESITLARFKRPRRYAFVDELPYTATGKKQHFVMKQQAPADAAAGLFHTP, from the coding sequence ATGAGCATCCCGAACACCGACTACGACACCTCCGCGTTCCGCGAGGTGTTCGAGCAGCACTTCACCTGGGCGTCGGCGGTCGAGCGCAACGTGCACCGGTACGCGAACCGCACGGCGATCACCGACTCCGTCACGGGCGAGTCGTGGAGCTACCGGCAGCTCGGCGAGGTGACCGGGGCGCTCGTCGCCGGTCTCGCCGAGCGCGGCGTCGGGGTGGGCGACGTGGTGGGGTACCAGCTCATCAACCGGCCCGAGTTCGCCTTCCTCTACGTGGCGGCGCAGGGCCTCCGGGCGGTCTCGTCGCCGATGAACTTCAGGCTCGCCCCCGCCGAGACGGCGCACATCCTCGACCAGTCGCGACCGACGATCTTCGTCTACGAGACCGCGCTCGCCGAGCAGGTGCGCACGGCGCTCGAGCTCGCCGGGCACGCGCCCAAGGTGCTCGTGGCGGTCGGCGACCCGGGTGCCGACGGTCTCCTCCCGGGCGCCGTCCCCTTCGCCGAGCTGCTCGTCGAGGGCGCGCCGAGCTTCCGCGCGCCGGAGGGCGCGACGGTGTGGGACGAGACCTCGCGGCTCTACACCTCGGGCACGACCGGCATGCCGAAGGCCGTTCCGCTCACCAGCCTCAACGAGACGCTGAGCGCCCACGACGCCATCATGCACTTCCCGCTCGGCCCCACCGACAAGACCCTGAACATGTCGCCCTGGTTCCACCGCGGCGGCAACTACTGCGCCGGGCCGAACACCGCGTTCTACGTCGGCTCGGAGGTCGTGACCCTCCCCCAGTTCGAGCCGGGTCTCGTGCTCGACCTCATCGAGCGCCACCGTCTCAGCTACGTCATCGGCGCACCGACGAACCTGGAACGGCTCGCGGATGCGCAGGAGGCCTCGCCGCGCGACCTGAGCTCCCTCTCGGGCATCGTGACGATGGGCGCTCCGCTCGACCGCGCCGCCGCCCTGCGCTACCAGAGCACCCTCACCCCGCGCATCGCGAACGGGTACGGCACCACCGAGGCGTTCTGGAACACCTACCTCCGCCCCGAAGACCTGCCCGACGCGGCCGGCGCCGCCGGACGCGCCTGCCTCGACGACGACGTGGCGGTGGTGAAGGTCTACGACGACCGCTTCGCCGCCCCCGACGACCTCGTCGCGAAAGACGGCACCGAGGTCGGCGAGGTCATCATGCGGAGCGTCAAGAGCGGGTACGGCTACGTCGACAACCCCGAGGAGCAGGCGAAGAAGTTCCGTGACGGCTGGATGTACCCCGGCGACCTCGCCACCTGGAACGACGACGAGATCGTCACGATCATCGGGCGCAAGGACGACATGATCATCTCTGGGGGCGAGAACGTGCATCCGGTGCAGGTGGAGGAGGCCCTCGCCGGGCATCCCGACGTGGCCGACAGCATCGTCACCGGGCTCGCCGACCCCGAGTGGGGCGAGGTCGTCGTCGCCTACGTGAAGCCGCGCGAGGGGCGCCTCGGCGACGCCGACGCGGCTGCTGCCGAGCTCGACCGCTACTGCCGTGAGAGCATCACGCTCGCGCGGTTCAAGCGGCCGCGCCGCTACGCCTTCGTCGACGAGCTGCCCTACACGGCGACCGGCAAGAAGCAGCACTTCGTGATGAAGCAGCAGGCGCCGGCGGATGCGGCGGCCGGCCTGTTCCACACCCCCTGA